The segment CGGCAAATTCGGCCGCGTGCTGTCGCAATTGCCGCAACGGCTCAAGATCGTCTATCTCTCGACCATCGGCGTCTATGGCGACCGCGCAGGCGAATGGGTCGACGAGACTCGTGTGCCGGTGCCGAAACAGCCGCGCTCCATTGCCCGGCTGCGCGCCGAAAAAGCCTGGCAGGCGCTCGCCCGCGACAATCGCAAGTCGATCCAGATCCTGCGTCTTGCCGGTATCTACGGCCCCGGCCGCAATGCGCTCTTGCAATTGAAGAGCGGCACGGCGCAGCGCATCATCAAACCGGATCAGGTCTTCAACCGAATCCATGTCGCCGACATCGGCACGTCCATCGCCGCGGCGCTCGCCTATGACGGCGACAGCGATGTCTGGAACGTCTCCGACGACGAGCCGGCCCCGCCGCAGGACGTCATCGCTTATGCCGCAAAATTGATGGGCGTCGCGCCGCCGCCGGAGGAAGATTTCGCCACCGCCCCCTTGAGCCCGATGGCGCGCAGCTTTTATGAGGAGAACAAGCGCGCGGCGAACGGCAAGCTGAAAGAAGGGCTTGGCGTCGAGCTCGCGTATCCGACGTACCGCGAGGGCCTCAAGGCACTTTGGGACGCTGGCGAAGGACGAGGCTGAATATGATCGATCTCTATTATTGGACGACGCCGAACGGCCACAAGATCACGATGTTTCTTGAAGAGGCACAGCTTCCTTACGAGATCCATCCGGTGAACATCGGCAAGGGAGAACAATTCAAGCCCGAGTTCCTTGCCATCGCGCCGAACAATCGCATTCCCGCTATCGTGGACCGCGCGCCGAAGGACGGCGGGGCGGCAATCTCGATCTTCGAATCGGGCGCGATCCTTCTCTATCTCGCCGAGAAGACCGGCAAGTTCATCGGCTCCGATTTCCGCAAGCGGGTCGCGACACTCGAATGGCTGTTCTGGCAGATGGGCGGCCTTGGCCCCATGGCCGGGCAGACGCATCATTTCCGCAATTATGCGCCGGAAAAAATTCCTTATGCGATCGATCGCTATGTGAATGAGACGAACCGGCTCTACGGCGTGATGAACAAGCGCCTCGCTAGCCACGAATTTCTGGCCGACGATTATTCGATCGCCGACATGGCCGCCTATCCCTGGATCGTGCCCTACCAGGCGCAGGGCCAGAACCTCGACGATTTCCCGCATCTGAAGCGCTGGTTCGAAGCGATCAAGGCGCGCCCGGCGACAATCGCGGCCTATGCCAAAGCGAAGGATGTGAACCCCACGCCTCCGCCCGCATTCGACGCTGAGGCCCGCAAACATCTCTTCGGCAAGACGGCGGCAAACACCGCCTGAGGCGTGGTTCACACGCAACAGGCCGGCGCGAATCCGCGAAATTGTGATGACGGCTTGTCGCCGCGCGCGGGAGTCGCGTAAGATCGGCCCAGGGGAGACAAAGTGCTGGGCCGTATTGCCGATACAATGACCGCACTTGGCGGTCGCCTTCGCGCGAAGGCGGCGGCGGGTCGTCAATTTGTCGCCGGTCTGGCCATTCTCGGGCTTTACCTGCAACTCGCCGCCGGGGCGTTCTGCACGGCGGGTCTTCCGTCGAGCGGAAACTTTGGCAGCTTCCCGATTTGCCATACGGCATCGGGCGATCAAGGCTCAGTGCCCAAGCCGGACCGTGCGCCGCAGCAACAGCAACAATCCTGCGCCTTCTGCGCGCTGCATTGCCACCTCGCGGTCATTTTGCCGCCGGCGCTTCCCATTGTCGCGCTCATCGCCGGTGCGTGGGCGGCGCAGCTCGCGCGAGCAACGGCGCAGCCGCGTCTCTATTTCGCCATCGCGGCACAGCCGCGCGGCCCTCCACACCTCAGCTAGAAGACGCCGGCGTTAGGCGCCGGTAGGCATTTTCCAAGCCGGTTGCCGTTCCCCGCGCGATGTCGCATCGCTGCGGTCAAGGGCTGAAGGCGCCGGCACGTTCTTCTCCGTTGAGGATTCTCCAATGATTCGACACTTCACCTGCGCGAGCGCCGCAGCGGCTCTCCTGCTCGCCGCGAACCCGCTCTACGCGCACACCATCGTCGGAAACCGCGTCTTCCCGGCGACGCTCACGATCGACGATCCGGGCGTCAACGACGAATTGGCGCTGCCGGCATTCTCCTACTTGCAGGCGGCAAACCCCGACGGCACACCGGGCACGACCTCCTATTCGCTGGCATGGGAATACGCCAAGACGATCACACCCGATTTCGGCATTTCCATCGGCTCGGACGGTTATACTTGGCAGCGCAATCCGCAGGCCGAAGGTTGGTCGAACATCGAAACCGAAGCGAAGTTCGCCTTCTATCAGGACCCCGGGCACGAGTTCATCATGTCGGCGGCGGTCTCTGCCGAGATCGGCAATACCGGAAGCCCGCAAAGCGCGTCGCTCCCCTCCGATCCCTTCTCGACGATCACGCCGAAATTCTTCATCGGCAAAGGCTTCGGCGATGCCTCGGCGGATTGGGCGCGGCCCTTCGCCGTGACCGGCGAGGTCGACTATTCGATCCCGACTGTCACCATCAATTCCGACGGCAGCTACAACCCGACGATGCTCACCTATGGCGCATCGTTGCAATACAGCCTGCTCTACGAGAACTCCTTCGTGCATCAACTGCCGGATGTCTTCAATCGGCTGATCCCGGCGTTCGAGGGCATTTTCAGCACGCCCGTCGCCAATCAGGGGCCGGTAATCCCCGGCGAATTCTCGCCCTACGAGACGACCGGCGTCGTCGGCCCCTCGCTCTACTATATCGGCCAATATTTCGAGATCGGCGTCATGGCGCAGGTTCCGATCAACCGCGCGAGCGGCGACCATGTCGGCGCGCTCGCCGTTCTCGACATCTTTCTCGATGATGTGGCCCCGACCAGCTTAGGCAAGCCGCTCTTCGGCGCGCCCCTCTCTCCCCTCGCCAGATATTGAGGCTTACATGAAACACGCTTCTTTGCTCATCGCCGCCACCGGCCTCGCCAGTTTTCTGGTGAGTACGCAGGCCTTCGCACACGCCTTTCTCAATCATGCCGAGCCCGGCGTTGGCACAATTGTCAACGCCTCGCCTCCCGAACTGCAACTGACCTTTACGGAAGACATTGTCGCCGCGTTCTCGGGCGCGAGTGCCGTGACGGCAGGCGGCGCGCCGGTGCCGACCGGGAAGGCCGTCGTCGGCCCGGCGAACACGCTGCATCTGCGCCTCGCCCACGCGCTCAAGCCCGGCACTTATGTCGTGAGCTGGCATGTGGTCTCGGTCGACACGCATCACACGCAAGGCACGTATAAATTCACCATAGCCCCGTAAACGGAGGAGCCCCGCCAGCGCGGGGCTCCCGCCACTTCGAATTCGTGCCGAACCCATGACGATCTTGCAAATTCTGGTCGCCGCGCGCTGGGTTCACTTCACCGCGCTCTTTGCGCTTTTCGGCTGTCCGCTGTCGTTCCTGCTGACGCGCGGCACAGGGGCGGCCGAGGCGGAGCGAATTTTCCGCGCCACGAATCGACTGCTGCAAATCGCGGCGGTGATAGCGGCCCTTTCCGGCGTTATCTGGATCGCCGCGCTCATCGCCAATATGGCGGGAAGTTTCACTGATGCCACAACGCGCGACACGCTCAACGCCTTCTTTTTCGAGACGCAGTTCGGCCCCGTTGTCATCGCCCGCCTGATTCTGCTGGCCGCCGCCTTGCTCGCCATCGCGCTGCCGCGGCGCATCCGCTTTGGCGTCTGGCTCTTCATCGGCGCGGGCCTCATCATCGATCAAGCCTGGCTCGGCCATGCCACCAATGGCGGTGCCGGTCTTTTCGGCGCGGCCATGATCGTGATCTATGCGGCCCATGTCCTCGCCGGGGCGGCCTGGGTCGGCGGGTTGCCGGTCCTGTGTCTCGTGCTCACGCGGCGCGACCCGGCGCGCGGGCCACGCGAGATCGTCATAATCCTGTCGCGCTATTCGGTGCTGGCGACAGGCGCCGTGACGCTGATTATCGCGAGCGGCATAGCCAATGCCTTGTTTCGCGTGCAGGGCCATTTGGCGCGGCTCGTCGCCACAGACTATGGCGAGATCCTGCTCGTCAAGCTCCTGCTCGTCGGCATCATGCTCGCCTTCGCCGTCTACAACCGCTTCATCGCGCTGCCGCGGCTTGAGACGGCCCGACAAACGCCCGTTTTCACCGGTCTTTCTCGCAGCATCGGCGTCGAACTCGCGCTCGGCGTGCTGGTGATTGGCGCCGCTGCGCTTCTGGGCGTCACGCCACCGCCCGCATAGCATGGCTTGCGTTTTGCGCGCCGCCAGTGCCAGTCTTACGCTGGTATCGAATGCGGAAGGGTCCCATGGCCAAGTCGATTGTCGTTTCCGTGCCGCACAACCTCAGCGTCGACGAGGCGCGGCGGCGTGTTGCCATCGAGATCGATCAGCTCAGGAACGAATACATCAACAAATTCGCGCATTCCGAGATCGTCTGGGCGGCCGATAGCGCGAACATTCGCGTCTTCGCCCTGGCGCAGGAGATCAAGGGCCGCATCGATGTGCTTGCCGACAGCGTGCGCATCGAAATCGTCCTGCCGTGGCTTTTGGCCAAGCTCGCCGCGCCGCTGCAGGAAAAGCTGGCCGCGACGACGCGAGAAACGCTCGCGCTCAGCGATCGCTCGAAGAAATCCTGACCCTCGCCGCGAAGATCGCATCTCACTTTTCGAGCACGGCGACGAGACCCGGCACATCGCTCCCCGCCTCCTGGCGCGCCGCCGCATTCTCAAGGACCCGGAGCGTGAACCCGGCATTGGCCG is part of the Methylovirgula ligni genome and harbors:
- a CDS encoding glutathione S-transferase N-terminal domain-containing protein, which translates into the protein MIDLYYWTTPNGHKITMFLEEAQLPYEIHPVNIGKGEQFKPEFLAIAPNNRIPAIVDRAPKDGGAAISIFESGAILLYLAEKTGKFIGSDFRKRVATLEWLFWQMGGLGPMAGQTHHFRNYAPEKIPYAIDRYVNETNRLYGVMNKRLASHEFLADDYSIADMAAYPWIVPYQAQGQNLDDFPHLKRWFEAIKARPATIAAYAKAKDVNPTPPPAFDAEARKHLFGKTAANTA
- a CDS encoding polyhydroxyalkanoic acid system family protein, whose product is MAKSIVVSVPHNLSVDEARRRVAIEIDQLRNEYINKFAHSEIVWAADSANIRVFALAQEIKGRIDVLADSVRIEIVLPWLLAKLAAPLQEKLAATTRETLALSDRSKKS
- a CDS encoding CopD family protein, producing MTILQILVAARWVHFTALFALFGCPLSFLLTRGTGAAEAERIFRATNRLLQIAAVIAALSGVIWIAALIANMAGSFTDATTRDTLNAFFFETQFGPVVIARLILLAAALLAIALPRRIRFGVWLFIGAGLIIDQAWLGHATNGGAGLFGAAMIVIYAAHVLAGAAWVGGLPVLCLVLTRRDPARGPREIVIILSRYSVLATGAVTLIIASGIANALFRVQGHLARLVATDYGEILLVKLLLVGIMLAFAVYNRFIALPRLETARQTPVFTGLSRSIGVELALGVLVIGAAALLGVTPPPA
- a CDS encoding DUF2946 family protein — protein: MLGRIADTMTALGGRLRAKAAAGRQFVAGLAILGLYLQLAAGAFCTAGLPSSGNFGSFPICHTASGDQGSVPKPDRAPQQQQQSCAFCALHCHLAVILPPALPIVALIAGAWAAQLARATAQPRLYFAIAAQPRGPPHLS
- a CDS encoding SDR family oxidoreductase: MNLFCFGLGYSAQHFIKAYGEAFDTIAGTARSHYAVEQIGVPRLAGYMFDAERADAEIPAALARADVLLVSIPPDASVDPALGKFGRVLSQLPQRLKIVYLSTIGVYGDRAGEWVDETRVPVPKQPRSIARLRAEKAWQALARDNRKSIQILRLAGIYGPGRNALLQLKSGTAQRIIKPDQVFNRIHVADIGTSIAAALAYDGDSDVWNVSDDEPAPPQDVIAYAAKLMGVAPPPEEDFATAPLSPMARSFYEENKRAANGKLKEGLGVELAYPTYREGLKALWDAGEGRG
- a CDS encoding copper resistance CopC family protein, translated to MKHASLLIAATGLASFLVSTQAFAHAFLNHAEPGVGTIVNASPPELQLTFTEDIVAAFSGASAVTAGGAPVPTGKAVVGPANTLHLRLAHALKPGTYVVSWHVVSVDTHHTQGTYKFTIAP